A window of Bradyrhizobium diazoefficiens genomic DNA:
TGCCGCCGCAGGACAGCCCGACATTCCAGGCGGTCTCGTCGGCGACGCCAAACTCCAGCATCCTCGGTTTGCCGCTCTGGATCACATCCATGGCCTCGGTGACCACGGCGCCCTCGACGCAGCCGCCGGAGACCGAGCCCAGGAACGTGCCCTCGTCGTTGATGACGAGGCTCGAGCCCGCCGGACGCGGCGCCGAGCCCCAGGTCTCCACCACGGTGGCCAGCGCGACGCCATGGCCGGCTTTCTGCCAGTCCTCCGCCGCCTTCAGGATATCCTCGTCGCGATCGAGCATGGGTGGCCTCTCAGGCTGCGGAACGGATCAGGCTGCGGTGATGCGGCGGCAGCGGTCGGGAGAGCGTCGTGATCAGCTCCTGGATCGAACTCAAATTATGCACGGGGCGGAATTCGTCAACGTGGGGCAGCATCATTTTGATGCCCTGCGCCTTGGCCTCGAAGCCGCCGAAGCGAAGCAGAGGGTTGAGCCAGATCAGCCGGCGGCAGGAGCGGTGCAGCCGGTCCATCTCGAAGGCGAGCTTGGAATCGGCCTCTCGCTCCAGCCCGTCGGAGATCAGCAGCACGATGGCGCCCTGGCTCAGCACGCGGCGCGCCCACAATTTGTTGAAATTGTGCAGCGAGGCCGAGATTCGCGTACCGCCGGCCCAGTCCTCGACTGAGGCCGAGCAGCTCGCCAGCGCCTCGTCCGGATCGCGCTGGCGCAGCGCACGAGTGACGTTGGTGAGCCGCGTGCCGAACAGGAACACCGAGACGCGCTTTCGCGCGTCACCGATGGCATGGAGGAAATGCAGGAACAGGCGGGTGTACTCGCTCATCGAACCGGAGATATCGAGCAGTGCGACGATCGGCGCCGGCTTCTCGATCGGCCCCAGGCGATGGATGTCGATGATGTCGCCACCGGTGCGCAACGATGCGCGCAGCGTGCGGCGCAGATCGAGACGAAGCCCGCGCGGATCGGGCCGGTGCCGGCGCGTCAAAAGCTCGGCCTGCGGCAGCCGCATCCGCTCGATGGCACGGAGCGCCTCAGCGAGCTCCGCCGCGCTCATCTGCGCAAAATCCTTCTTCTGCAGGATCTCCCTGTCGGAGACCGACAGGCGCAGATCCTGCTCCTGGTGCTGCGGCGTCTCCGTCATGCGCGGCTGCGACATGGCCTCCTGCACGCGGCGCGAGCCGGCCTGCGGCTTCTTCCTGGCCTCGTCCGGCAGCGGCACCGAATCCAGCATGTGCTTCCATTCTTCCGAGGCACGGAAGAACAGGTTGAACGCCTGCTTGAAGATCTGCGCATGCTCGTGGCGCTTGACGAAGATCGCCTCCAGCGTGGTGAAGACGTCGGCGCGGTTGCCGATGTCGATCACCTCAAGCGCGCTCATGGCATCAATGACGGCCCCCGGCCCGACCGGCATGCCGGCTGCACGCAGCGCCCGGGCAAAGCCGACGATGTTGTCGGCGAACTGCTCGGTCTGCTC
This region includes:
- a CDS encoding XdhC family protein yields the protein MLDRDEDILKAAEDWQKAGHGVALATVVETWGSAPRPAGSSLVINDEGTFLGSVSGGCVEGAVVTEAMDVIQSGKPRMLEFGVADETAWNVGLSCGGTIRVFVEKVG
- a CDS encoding VWA domain-containing protein; translation: MAINHLAPEQTEQFADNIVGFARALRAAGMPVGPGAVIDAMSALEVIDIGNRADVFTTLEAIFVKRHEHAQIFKQAFNLFFRASEEWKHMLDSVPLPDEARKKPQAGSRRVQEAMSQPRMTETPQHQEQDLRLSVSDREILQKKDFAQMSAAELAEALRAIERMRLPQAELLTRRHRPDPRGLRLDLRRTLRASLRTGGDIIDIHRLGPIEKPAPIVALLDISGSMSEYTRLFLHFLHAIGDARKRVSVFLFGTRLTNVTRALRQRDPDEALASCSASVEDWAGGTRISASLHNFNKLWARRVLSQGAIVLLISDGLEREADSKLAFEMDRLHRSCRRLIWLNPLLRFGGFEAKAQGIKMMLPHVDEFRPVHNLSSIQELITTLSRPLPPHHRSLIRSAA